A genome region from Leptodactylus fuscus isolate aLepFus1 chromosome 6, aLepFus1.hap2, whole genome shotgun sequence includes the following:
- the ATP12A gene encoding potassium-transporting ATPase alpha chain 2, translated as MGTAMKDDVYCLEINGTKDMEHPEKAAELDLGQEDKKKMKKQKKKEKKVDDLKQELELDDHKLSVEELQSKYETSLAKGLTSAKAAEVLARDGPNALTPPKGTPEIVKFLKQMVGGFSILLWVGAILCWIAYGIQYSQDHSTPRDNLYLAVVLAAVVFLTGCFAYFQEAKSTNIMASFNQMIPQQAVVTRNGEKLEVPATELVVGDLVDIKGGDRIPADLRLVYAQGCKVDNSSLTGESEAQPRSTEFTNENPLETKNIAFYSTICLEGTAKGIVINTGDRTIIGRIASLTSGVGNEKTPIAVEIEHFVHIVASVAVSVGIIFFIIAMCMGYSALNSIIFLIGIIVANVPEGLLATVTVTLSLTAKRMAKKSCLVKNLEAVETLGSTSIICSDKTGTLTQNRMTVAHLWFDGHTHSADTSEDQLHHCFDQTSETWTALCKIVSLCNRAEFKAGQDDIPIMKKVVVGDASETALLKFSEVITGDVMSIRHKNRKICEIPFNSTNKFQLSIHETDDPEDQRVLLVMKGAPERILDRCSTIMIGGQELPLDENMKESFQTAYMELGGLGERVLGFCHLYLPLDKYPSTYTFDIESMNFPTSNLCFVGLLSMIDPPRSTVPDAVAKCRSAGIKVIMVTGDHPITAKAIAKSVGIISAGSETIEDIAKRLNIPLEQVNKRDAKAAVVNGAELKDMESEELDEILANHSEIVFARTSPQQKLIIVEGCQRQNAVVAVTGDGVNDSPALKKADIGIAMGIAGSDAAKNAADMILLDDNFASIVTGVEEGRLIFDNIKKSIGYTLTKNIAELCPFLIYIIADVPLPIGTITILFIDLGTDIIPSVSFAYEKAERDIMNKKPRRKNVDRLVNQQLALYAYIQIGIIQSVGAFLNYFTVLAEQGFLPYTVLGLRVPWENVNNQDLEDSYGQEWTFGQRQYLEWTVYTAFFISIVVEQLADLIIRKTRRNSVFQQGLFGNKVLLMGLASQIIIGAFLSYCPGMPEALKFCPLRAQYWFVAVPYAVLILIYDEIRKLIIRHHPGSWWDKNMYY; from the exons ATGGGAACAGCG ATGAAAGATGATGTTTACTGCTTGGAGATTAATGGAACAAAGGACATGGAGCATCCAGAAAAGGCAGCGGAACTAGACCTGGGTCAGGAAGACAAGAAGAAGatgaaaaaacagaaaaagaaggagaagaaggttgATGACCTGAAGCAAGAACTTGAGCTG GACGACCATAAACTCAGTGTTGAAGAGTTACAATCAAAGTATGAAACAAGTCTTGCCAAA GGTCTCACCAGTGCAAAAGCTGCAGAGGTTCTGGCTCGTGATGGTCCCAACGCACTTACACCCCCTAAAGGCACTCCGGAAATAGTTAAGTTCCTGAAGCAGATGGTAGGTGGCTTCTCCATCCTGCTGTGGGTCGGTGCCATACTCTGCTGGATTGCATATGGAATTCAATACTCTCAGGATCATTCTACACCCCGGGACAAT CTGTACCTGGCTGTTGTTTTGGCAGCGGTCGTCTTCCTCACCGGTTGTTTTGCCTACTTCCAAGAGGCTAAAAGCACGAACATTATGGCAAGCTTTAACCAGATGATCCCACAG CAAGCTGTCGTCACCCGAAATGGAGAAAAGCTAGAGGTCCCGGCGACGGAGCTAGTAGTAGGAGATCTGGTGGATATTAAAGGTGGAGATCGAATACCAGCAGATCTCAGGCTTGTCTATGCTCAAGGCTGCAAG GTGGACAATTCATCTTTAACTGGCGAATCAGAGGCGCAACCTCGATCCACTGAATTCACAAATGAAAATCCCCTTGAGACTAAAAACATTGCCTTCTACTCTACTATCTGCCTGGAAG GTACAGCAAAAGGTATTGTAATAAATACCGGTGACCGGACAATTATTGGTCGGATTGCTTCACTGACCTCAGGAGTTGGCAATGAGAAGACTCCCATTGCAGTTGAGATTGAACACTTTGTCCACATTGTGGCCAGCGTGGCTGTGTCTGTGGGAATCATATTCTTCATCATTGCAATGTGCATGGGTTACTCGGCTCTTAACTCTATCATCTTCCTTATTGGCATCATTGTGGCCAATGTGCCTGAGGGACTCCTCGCCACCGTGACA GTAACACTCTCTCTAACTGCAAAGCGTATGGCAAAGAAGAGTTGTCTTGTGAAGAACCTGGAGGCCGTGGAAACACTTGGCTCAACCTCCATTATCTGCTCTGACAAAACAGGAACTCTGACACAGAACAGGATGACTGTGGCCCATCTCTGGTTTGATGGTCATACACACTCGGCCGACACAAGTGAAGATCAATTAC ATCACTGTTTTGATCAAACATCTGAAACATGGACGGCCTTGTGCAAGATCGTGTCTTTATGTAACCGTGCCGAGTTCAAGGCTGGACAAGATGACATACCAATCATGAAG AAAGTCGTAGTTGGCGACGCTTCTGAGACAGCCCTTTTAAAATTCTCCGAAGTGATCACTGGGGATGTTATGAGCATCCGGCATAAAAATAGGAAGATCTGTGAAATACCTTTTAATTCCACCAATAAGTTCCAG CTATCAATACATGAGACCGATGATCCCGAAGACCAGAGAGTACTCCTTGTCATGAAAGGTGCACCGGAAAGAATACTAGACAGATGCTCCACCATTATGATTGGGGGCCAGGAGTTGCCACTGGATGAGAACATGAAAGAATCCTTCCAGACAGCGTACATGGAGCTTGGAGGACTTGGAGAGAGAGTATTAG GATTCTGCCACCTGTATCTCCCATTAGATAAATATCCTTCAACCTACACATTTGACATAGAATCCATGAATTTTCCAACCTCAAACCTCTGCTTTGTTGGGTTGTTGTCCATGATAGATCCTCCTCGTTCAACAGTGCCTGATGCTGTTGCCAAATGTCGGTCTGCAGGAATTAAG GTTATAATGGTTACTGGAGACCACCCAATAACTGCAAAGGCTATAGCTAAAAGCGTCGGTATCATTTCAGCTGGGAGCGAAACCATAGAGGATATTGCCAAACGCCTTAACATTCCTTTGGAGCAGGTTAATAAGCG AGATGCAAAAGCAGCTGTAGTGAATGGTGCTGAACTGAAGGACATGGAGTCTGAAGAGTTGGATGAAATTCTGGCCAATCATTCAGAGATTGTATTCGCCAGGACCTCTCCTCAACAGAAGCTGATCATCGTGGAAGGCTGTCAGAGACAG AACGCTGTGGTTGCCGTGACTGGTGACGGTGTTAATGACTCTCCAGCTCTGAAGAAAGCAGATATTGGAATTGCCATGGGTATTGCTGGTTCAGATGCCGCCAAGAATGCCGCAGATATGATCTTGTTAGACGATAACTTTGCATCCATTGTCACCGGAGTAGAAGAAG GTCGCTTAATCTTTGACAATATTAAGAAGTCCATTGGCTACACCCTGACCAAGAACATTGCTGAGCTATGCCCATTCCTGATATACATCATTGCCGACGTCCCACTGCCTATTGGTACCATCACCATCTTGTTCATTGACTTGGGCACAGACATT ATCCCTTCGGTTTCATTTGCCTATGAAAAGGCAGAGAGAGACATTATGAACAAGAAGCCTCGTAGGAAGAATGTGGACAGACTGGTAAACCAACAGCTGGCGCTCTATGCCTATATTCAGATTG GGATCATTCAGTCTGTTGGAGCTTTTCTGAATTACTTCACCGTTCTGGCAGAACAGGGATTTTTGCCTTATACAGTGCTGGGCCTTCGCGTTCCTTGGGAAAATGTGAACAATCAGGATCTGGAGGACAGCTATGGGCAGGAATGG ACATTCGGACAAAGGCAGTACCTGGAGTGGACAGTGTACACGGCTTTTTTCATCAGTATTGTCGTGGAACAGCTGGCGGATCTTATTATCCGGAAGACCAGGAGAAACTCTGTTTTTCAACAAGGATTATTTGG TAACAAAGTTCTTCTGATGGGTTTGGCATCACAAATCATCATCGGAGCATTTCTCTCTTATTGCCCTGGGATGCCAGAAGCTTTGAAATTTTGCCCATTAAG GGCTCAGTACTGGTTTGTGGCTGTGCCATATGCAGTTCTGATCCTCATATATGATGAAATTCGTAAACTGATCATCAGACACCATCCTGGCA GCTGGTGGGACAAGAACATGTATTACTGA